Proteins co-encoded in one Streptomyces sp. NBC_01283 genomic window:
- a CDS encoding AAA family ATPase, whose protein sequence is MEALSSDSGARTAFAERLALLYKEAGNPPLQRVAEAVVRLQRVDERGRTVRVSAQRISDWRRAKNVPAQFVALAAVLHVLIPEARREQPAPVSAGLYDMAQWQLLWEHAVADPIGGRAATTAVDEEERRLPGDSPGLPSVCPYRGLAPYRQQDARWFFGRERSTNALISQLRAVEGTGGLVMLVGASGAGKSSLLNAGLVTALQNGALSDGNSKPGLVLQLVPGHDPLAELTRQIPELAEILSATEGSGAAEPGTPHFARAVREAVVARARCENSGGGRPVIIVDQFEETFTLSSDEASTRTFIQLLQAACSPGDGDGDGEGQGSGEPAPALVVLGIRADFYEHCLGYPELADALQHRHMVLGPLTTPELREAVTGPAKAVGLELEPGLAELIVREVSTDGPRGTHDAGVLPLLSHALLATWQRRKTGRLTLAGYRAAGGIQGAVAASAEQAWSGLDPAARTAARLLLLRLVRLGEDTQATRRRGTRRQLAEESTDPDKTDESLEALVRARLVTLDAETVEITHEALLHAWPRLRDWIDEDQNDNLLRQRLEEDGRTWEDSGRDTALLYRGSRLEQARAWTKTTGGTFLTKGTVEFLAASVRLRKRTVWVSRGAVAALVVLAVVAALSAVVAWQQRDDAVFEQVVAEADRAQHTDPSLSAQLDLVAHRLRPDDEGARNRLLSIVNAPLATPLLGHKGAVYLTSFSPDGRLLATASYDRTVRLWDVSDPARPEPLGKPLTGHKSWVSSAVFSPDGTTLASASDDGTIRLWDVRDPSHPRRLGDPLTGRGAATYLVAFSPDGHTLASANDDHTVRLWDVEEPRRPKALATLTGHTAAVRSVAFRPDGRTLAAGGDDGTIRLWNTSDPRRPKKLGKVLTGHTGTVHSVAFSPDGRTLASGGSDNTIRLWDTADPRHAKSLGTPITGHTGAVWSVSFNPAGTMLAAASADSTASLWNIRDPAHPSQVGESLAGSSGEMYALGFSPDGRTLATGSGDNKVRLWSIPTSDMIGRIGAFRPDGKVLATGARDEQLRLWNVERPNRPVSLGKPFRPGGGVGDVRSPVFSPDGHTLAVLTGSRAVQLWNVTDPKKPVPYGPPVALRTRFAAALAFSPDGRTLATAHTDRTIQLWNVSDPSHIRQLGAPLTGHKGYVNTLEFSRDGRTLASGSADGTIRLWKVSDPRRATLIGKPLRGHLGPINELAYSPDGRALASGSDDGTVRLWDITDPRKATQLGASLTGHTDSVVSLTYSRDGRTLASGANDNTVRLWDVTRPAKVAPIGQSMSPNAKTGSFLSFSPQSNMLGISSGTDTVRLWNLDTEEAIRRICSTTRDVLTPKKWHEYLPRLSYEPPCDN, encoded by the coding sequence GTGGAGGCCTTGAGTTCCGACTCAGGGGCACGCACGGCCTTCGCGGAACGCCTCGCGCTGCTGTACAAGGAGGCCGGCAATCCTCCCCTTCAGCGCGTGGCCGAGGCGGTCGTCCGGCTGCAGCGGGTCGACGAGCGAGGGCGGACCGTGCGGGTCTCCGCCCAGCGGATCAGCGACTGGCGGCGGGCCAAGAACGTGCCTGCCCAGTTCGTCGCCCTCGCGGCGGTGCTGCACGTCCTGATACCCGAAGCACGCCGCGAGCAGCCCGCTCCGGTGTCCGCGGGCCTCTACGACATGGCCCAGTGGCAGCTCCTCTGGGAGCACGCCGTGGCCGATCCCATCGGGGGGCGGGCCGCCACCACGGCCGTGGACGAAGAGGAGCGGCGGCTTCCCGGCGACTCCCCCGGCCTGCCGAGTGTGTGTCCCTATCGCGGACTCGCTCCTTATCGTCAGCAAGACGCCCGGTGGTTCTTCGGCCGGGAGCGGAGCACGAATGCCCTCATCTCCCAGCTCCGCGCGGTGGAGGGGACGGGCGGCCTGGTCATGCTCGTGGGCGCCTCGGGGGCGGGGAAGTCCTCGCTCCTGAACGCCGGCCTGGTGACCGCGTTGCAGAACGGCGCGCTGAGCGACGGGAACAGCAAGCCGGGCCTGGTGCTGCAGCTCGTACCGGGGCACGATCCCCTCGCGGAGCTGACCCGCCAGATACCTGAGCTGGCGGAAATCCTCTCCGCCACCGAGGGTTCAGGGGCGGCGGAGCCCGGTACTCCGCACTTCGCGCGGGCGGTGCGGGAGGCCGTCGTGGCGAGGGCGCGGTGCGAGAACTCGGGCGGCGGCCGGCCGGTCATCATCGTGGATCAGTTCGAGGAGACGTTCACCCTCTCCTCCGACGAGGCGAGCACCCGCACCTTTATTCAGCTCCTTCAGGCCGCGTGCTCCCCCGGAGACGGGGACGGGGACGGTGAAGGCCAAGGCTCCGGTGAGCCGGCTCCCGCGCTCGTCGTCCTCGGTATCCGCGCCGACTTCTACGAGCACTGCCTCGGGTACCCCGAACTCGCCGACGCCCTTCAGCACCGGCACATGGTGCTCGGGCCGCTGACCACCCCGGAGTTGCGCGAGGCCGTGACCGGCCCGGCCAAGGCCGTGGGGCTTGAGCTCGAACCGGGGCTCGCGGAACTGATCGTCCGGGAGGTGAGCACGGACGGCCCCCGCGGTACCCACGACGCGGGAGTGCTGCCGCTCCTCTCCCACGCCCTGCTCGCCACCTGGCAGCGGCGCAAGACGGGCAGGCTGACGCTGGCCGGCTACCGCGCCGCGGGCGGAATCCAGGGAGCGGTGGCGGCGAGCGCCGAGCAGGCCTGGTCCGGCCTCGACCCGGCTGCGCGCACGGCCGCGAGGCTGCTCCTGCTCAGGCTGGTCCGGCTGGGCGAGGACACCCAGGCCACCCGTAGGCGGGGGACGCGGCGCCAGCTGGCGGAGGAGTCGACGGATCCCGACAAGACGGATGAATCCCTCGAAGCGCTGGTACGCGCCCGGTTGGTGACACTCGACGCGGAGACCGTGGAGATCACGCATGAGGCTCTGCTGCACGCCTGGCCACGGCTGCGCGACTGGATCGACGAGGACCAGAACGACAACCTGCTGCGGCAGCGCCTCGAAGAGGACGGCAGGACCTGGGAGGACTCCGGCCGCGACACCGCGCTGCTCTACCGGGGTTCCCGTCTCGAACAGGCCCGTGCCTGGACGAAGACCACCGGCGGCACCTTCCTGACCAAGGGCACGGTGGAGTTCCTGGCCGCGTCCGTCAGGCTGCGCAAGCGCACGGTCTGGGTCAGCCGTGGCGCGGTGGCGGCCCTGGTCGTCCTGGCGGTGGTGGCCGCCCTTTCGGCGGTGGTCGCGTGGCAGCAGCGGGACGACGCGGTGTTCGAGCAGGTGGTCGCCGAAGCCGATCGCGCCCAGCACACGGACCCCTCGCTGTCCGCCCAACTCGATCTGGTGGCGCACCGCTTGCGCCCGGACGACGAGGGCGCCAGGAACCGCCTGCTCTCGATCGTGAACGCGCCGCTGGCCACACCGCTCCTCGGCCACAAGGGCGCCGTCTACCTCACCTCGTTCAGCCCCGACGGACGCCTCCTGGCCACCGCCAGCTACGACCGGACCGTACGGCTGTGGGACGTGTCGGACCCCGCCCGTCCCGAACCCCTGGGCAAGCCCCTCACGGGTCACAAGAGCTGGGTGAGCAGCGCGGTCTTCAGCCCGGACGGCACCACCCTCGCCAGCGCATCGGACGACGGCACGATCCGGCTGTGGGACGTCCGGGACCCCAGTCACCCGCGTCGGTTGGGGGATCCCCTGACCGGCCGTGGCGCCGCGACCTACCTCGTCGCCTTCAGCCCGGACGGGCACACGCTGGCATCCGCCAACGACGACCACACCGTACGGCTGTGGGACGTGGAGGAGCCGCGTCGGCCGAAGGCACTCGCCACGTTGACCGGCCACACCGCCGCCGTGCGCTCCGTGGCCTTCCGTCCCGACGGCCGGACACTGGCGGCCGGCGGTGACGACGGCACGATCAGACTCTGGAACACGTCCGACCCGCGCCGCCCGAAGAAGCTCGGCAAAGTGCTGACCGGCCACACCGGCACCGTGCACTCCGTGGCTTTCAGCCCCGACGGCCGCACGCTCGCGAGCGGCGGCTCGGACAACACCATCCGGCTCTGGGACACGGCCGATCCGCGTCATGCGAAGTCGCTCGGCACGCCGATCACCGGCCACACCGGCGCCGTATGGTCCGTGTCCTTCAACCCAGCGGGAACCATGCTCGCGGCCGCCAGCGCCGACAGCACCGCGAGCCTGTGGAACATCCGGGATCCGGCCCACCCCTCGCAGGTCGGCGAGTCCCTCGCGGGCAGCAGCGGGGAGATGTACGCGCTCGGCTTCAGCCCCGACGGGCGCACTCTCGCCACCGGGAGCGGCGACAACAAGGTCCGCCTCTGGTCGATCCCGACGTCGGACATGATCGGCCGCATCGGCGCGTTCCGGCCCGACGGAAAGGTGCTCGCCACGGGCGCGCGCGACGAGCAGCTCCGGCTGTGGAACGTGGAGCGGCCCAACCGGCCCGTGTCACTGGGCAAACCGTTCCGGCCCGGGGGCGGGGTCGGGGACGTGCGTTCGCCGGTGTTCTCCCCCGACGGCCACACCCTCGCGGTACTGACGGGAAGCCGCGCGGTGCAGCTGTGGAACGTCACCGACCCGAAGAAGCCGGTCCCCTACGGGCCGCCCGTCGCGCTGCGGACCCGATTCGCCGCCGCCCTGGCCTTCAGCCCGGACGGGCGCACGCTGGCGACCGCCCACACGGACCGCACCATCCAGCTGTGGAACGTCAGCGACCCGTCCCATATCCGCCAGCTGGGCGCGCCGCTCACGGGCCACAAGGGATACGTCAACACCCTCGAATTCAGCCGGGACGGGCGAACTCTCGCCAGTGGCAGCGCGGACGGCACCATCCGGCTCTGGAAGGTGTCGGACCCGCGCCGTGCCACCCTCATCGGCAAGCCCCTCAGGGGTCACCTGGGCCCCATCAACGAACTCGCCTACAGCCCGGACGGCCGTGCGCTGGCCAGCGGAAGCGACGACGGCACGGTCCGGCTCTGGGACATCACCGATCCCCGTAAGGCAACCCAGCTGGGCGCCTCCCTCACGGGTCACACCGACTCGGTGGTGTCCCTGACGTACAGCCGGGACGGCCGCACGCTGGCGAGCGGCGCCAACGACAACACGGTGCGGCTCTGGGACGTCACCCGCCCCGCCAAGGTCGCCCCCATCGGCCAGTCGATGAGCCCCAACGCCAAGACCGGCAGTTTCTTGTCGTTCAGTCCGCAAAGCAACATGCTCGGTATCTCGAGCGGCACCGACACCGTTCGCCTGTGGAACCTGGATACCGAGGAGGCCATTCGCCGCATTTGCTCGACCACTCGGGACGTTCTGACACCGAAGAAATGGCACGAGTATCTGCCCCGGCTGTCCTACGAGCCGCCGTGCGACAACTGA
- a CDS encoding prolyl oligopeptidase family serine peptidase — MSDLGAGTDAGAGTDAAAETPDWEKRFRAPRVSLPDWAEDAPDRSLFVSNATGTYELYAWDRATGEQRQVTDRPNGTTDGILSPDGEWIWWFNDTDGDEFGVWMRQPFAGGGTDEPAVPGLEASYPAGLALARDGRMSVVGRSTDDEGSTIHVVRAPGADPVEIYRHRESAGVGDLSHDGSLIAVEHTEHGDAMHSTLRVIRPDGSTVAELDDTEGGTVELGLEVLGFAPVAGDTRLLVGHQRRGRWEPMVWDVASGEETDLALDLPGDVSAEWYPDGSALLIAHSFEARSELFRYVFASSELIEVETPAGSVSGATARPDGSVEYLWSSAAEPPVVRSTTGGVVLDPPGMKAPASVPVEDVWVEGPGGRVHALVQKPAGATGPLPTVFEIHGGPTWHDSDAFAAGPAAWVDHGYAVVRVNYRGSTGYGREWTDALKHRVGLIELEDIAAVREWAVTSGLADPDRIVLAGGSWGGYLTLLGVGTQPDSWAVGLAAVPVADYVTAYHDEMEALKAMDRTLLGGTPEEVPERFEASSPLTYVDAVKAPVYISAGVNDPRCPIRQVENYVDRLKARDAVHEVYRYDAGHGSLVVDERIKQVRLELDFAARHLR; from the coding sequence ATGAGCGACTTGGGTGCGGGTACGGATGCGGGTGCAGGTACGGACGCGGCTGCGGAGACGCCGGACTGGGAGAAGCGGTTCCGTGCGCCGCGGGTGTCCCTACCCGACTGGGCGGAGGACGCCCCCGACCGTTCCTTGTTCGTGTCGAACGCGACAGGGACGTATGAGCTGTACGCGTGGGACCGCGCGACCGGCGAGCAGCGCCAGGTGACGGACCGGCCGAACGGCACGACGGACGGGATCCTCTCGCCGGACGGCGAGTGGATCTGGTGGTTCAACGACACGGACGGCGACGAATTCGGTGTGTGGATGCGCCAGCCCTTCGCGGGCGGCGGCACCGACGAGCCCGCGGTGCCAGGGCTAGAGGCGTCGTATCCGGCGGGCCTCGCTCTCGCGCGGGACGGGCGGATGTCCGTCGTGGGCCGCTCGACGGACGACGAAGGGTCGACGATCCATGTCGTACGTGCCCCGGGCGCGGACCCCGTCGAGATCTACCGCCACCGCGAGTCCGCGGGCGTCGGCGACCTCTCCCACGACGGCTCGCTGATCGCCGTCGAGCACACGGAGCACGGCGACGCGATGCACTCCACCCTCCGGGTGATCAGGCCGGACGGCTCCACGGTCGCCGAGCTCGACGACACCGAGGGCGGCACGGTCGAGCTGGGTCTTGAGGTCCTCGGTTTCGCGCCGGTCGCCGGGGACACGCGGCTGCTCGTCGGGCATCAGCGGCGCGGCCGCTGGGAGCCGATGGTGTGGGACGTCGCGTCGGGCGAGGAGACGGACCTGGCGCTGGATCTGCCGGGTGACGTGAGCGCCGAGTGGTATCCGGACGGTTCCGCTCTGCTCATCGCGCACAGCTTCGAGGCCCGCAGCGAGCTGTTCCGGTACGTGTTCGCCTCCAGTGAGCTGATCGAGGTCGAGACGCCCGCGGGGTCGGTGTCGGGGGCGACGGCGCGGCCGGACGGCAGCGTGGAGTACCTGTGGTCGTCGGCCGCCGAGCCGCCGGTGGTGCGCTCGACGACGGGCGGCGTCGTCCTTGACCCGCCGGGCATGAAGGCCCCGGCATCCGTGCCGGTGGAGGACGTGTGGGTCGAGGGCCCCGGCGGCCGTGTCCACGCCCTCGTGCAGAAGCCCGCCGGCGCGACAGGCCCCCTCCCCACGGTCTTCGAGATCCACGGCGGCCCGACGTGGCACGACAGCGACGCGTTCGCCGCGGGCCCGGCGGCCTGGGTGGACCACGGGTACGCGGTGGTGCGCGTCAACTACCGCGGCTCGACCGGGTACGGCCGGGAGTGGACGGACGCCCTCAAGCACCGCGTCGGCCTGATCGAGCTGGAGGACATCGCGGCGGTGCGGGAGTGGGCCGTGACGTCGGGCCTCGCGGACCCGGACCGCATCGTCCTGGCGGGCGGCTCCTGGGGCGGCTATCTCACGCTCCTCGGCGTCGGCACCCAGCCCGACTCCTGGGCAGTGGGCCTGGCCGCGGTCCCGGTAGCGGACTACGTGACGGCGTACCACGACGAGATGGAGGCCCTGAAGGCCATGGACCGCACGCTCCTCGGCGGTACGCCCGAGGAGGTCCCGGAGCGCTTCGAGGCCTCGTCCCCGCTGACGTACGTGGACGCGGTGAAGGCCCCGGTCTACATCTCCGCGGGCGTGAACGACCCGCGCTGCCCGATCCGCCAGGTGGAGAACTACGTGGACCGGCTCAAGGCCCGGGACGCGGTGCACGAGGTGTACCGGTACGACGCGGGGCACGGCTCGCTCGTCGTGGACGAGCGGATCAAGCAGGTGCGGCTGGAACTGGACTTCGCCGCGCGGCACCTCCGCTAG
- a CDS encoding glycosyltransferase family 2 protein, translating to MSRRIIIVTAVHAPSAHFLADAYKSLRAQELPAGWEWHWLIQEDGTTDQVAPHVPDDERITFKQGRAGGPGVARTIALANADGEYVKILDADDQLAPGVLARDLAALEADRGIGWATSRVLDLLPDGSTAGFPGDPEPGAIELQEVLDYWAAHDYRAQVHPATLFVRRDLLMALGGWMALPASEDTGLLLALNSTSRGWFSSEVGLLYRKWEGQMTGQVAHVDTAEREARMTVVEARARALGSLQWRYPGTADGTAADTR from the coding sequence GTGAGCCGGCGCATCATCATCGTCACGGCCGTCCATGCACCGTCGGCACACTTCCTGGCCGACGCGTACAAGTCGCTCCGCGCGCAGGAGTTGCCCGCGGGCTGGGAGTGGCACTGGCTGATCCAGGAGGACGGGACGACTGACCAGGTCGCGCCCCACGTCCCCGACGACGAGCGGATCACGTTCAAGCAGGGGCGCGCGGGAGGCCCCGGGGTCGCCCGGACCATCGCTCTGGCGAACGCGGACGGCGAGTACGTCAAGATCCTGGACGCCGACGACCAGCTCGCGCCCGGTGTGCTGGCCCGCGACCTCGCCGCCCTCGAAGCCGACCGCGGCATCGGCTGGGCGACGTCACGCGTCCTCGATCTGCTGCCCGACGGATCCACCGCCGGTTTCCCCGGCGATCCCGAGCCCGGGGCGATCGAGCTCCAGGAAGTGCTCGACTACTGGGCCGCGCACGACTATCGCGCGCAGGTGCATCCGGCGACGCTCTTCGTCCGCCGCGACCTGCTCATGGCCCTGGGCGGCTGGATGGCGCTGCCGGCATCCGAGGACACGGGCCTTCTGCTCGCCCTGAACTCGACGTCCCGCGGCTGGTTCTCGTCCGAGGTCGGCCTGCTCTACCGCAAGTGGGAGGGCCAGATGACCGGCCAGGTCGCCCACGTCGACACGGCGGAGCGCGAGGCGCGCATGACGGTGGTCGAGGCGCGGGCGCGGGCGCTGGGGTCCTTGCAGTGGCGTTATCCCGGTACGGCTGATGGCACGGCTGCCGACACGCGCTGA
- a CDS encoding DoxX family membrane protein, whose amino-acid sequence MQTMWLSGAEWLAVLRIGLGLWWLESWRHKDKKTWFDGGGITWAAGIADKHRWAFVRSGFEVVAKPRPRTMAYVVAYAELALGLGLIVGFLTPIALLCGLVLNLIYLVLMIHDWGEQGQNLMMALISAVGFFGMSWQVWSLDDVFGLFV is encoded by the coding sequence ATGCAGACGATGTGGCTCAGCGGAGCCGAGTGGCTGGCCGTTCTCCGGATCGGGCTCGGCCTCTGGTGGCTGGAGAGCTGGCGCCACAAGGACAAGAAGACCTGGTTCGACGGCGGCGGGATCACCTGGGCCGCGGGGATCGCGGACAAACACCGCTGGGCCTTCGTGCGATCGGGCTTCGAGGTCGTGGCGAAGCCCCGTCCTCGCACGATGGCGTACGTCGTCGCCTACGCGGAGCTGGCGCTCGGCCTCGGCCTCATCGTCGGCTTCCTCACGCCGATAGCCCTGCTCTGCGGCCTCGTGCTCAACCTGATCTATCTGGTCCTGATGATCCACGACTGGGGCGAGCAGGGGCAGAACCTGATGATGGCGCTGATCTCCGCGGTCGGCTTCTTCGGAATGAGCTGGCAGGTCTGGTCACTTGACGATGTCTTCGGGCTCTTCGTCTGA
- a CDS encoding FkbM family methyltransferase: MPRTPLHRVSEPLVTLGRGYVRNAPGSLLKGPLAARFLNPYLRDHPRQRVVEARFGARFACDSRDLIQRYISLYGVWEPHMTRWLRSRLAPGDTFIDVGANIGYFAILGSRLVGGTGRVVAIEASPAFHDRVLRHVRINGCHNVRTVNEAVSDSHRKLTFVLASSNNMGANSIVPYDGPAESSFEMAARPLPEILDEDELATARVIKIDVEGAEGGVMRGLAPALGRLRPDVEIAVEATPDRMSQLGDSIDELMDTMARHGFRAYRLPTDYRPENYPRALRRPEPPVRWRGPIVGESELVFSRVDAETLR; the protein is encoded by the coding sequence ATGCCTCGCACCCCCCTCCACCGTGTGTCGGAACCCCTGGTCACCCTCGGCCGCGGCTACGTGCGCAACGCGCCCGGCTCGCTGCTCAAGGGGCCGCTCGCCGCCCGGTTCCTCAACCCGTACCTGCGCGACCATCCGCGTCAGCGCGTGGTCGAGGCGCGGTTCGGGGCCCGTTTCGCCTGCGATTCCCGCGACCTCATTCAGCGCTACATCAGCCTGTACGGGGTGTGGGAGCCGCACATGACGCGGTGGCTGCGGAGCCGTCTCGCCCCCGGCGACACGTTCATCGACGTGGGCGCCAACATCGGCTACTTCGCGATCCTGGGCTCGCGTCTCGTCGGCGGCACGGGGCGGGTCGTGGCCATCGAGGCGTCCCCCGCCTTCCACGACCGCGTACTGCGGCACGTCAGGATCAACGGCTGCCACAACGTCCGTACGGTCAACGAGGCAGTCTCCGACAGCCACAGGAAGCTGACGTTCGTGCTCGCCAGCTCGAACAACATGGGGGCGAACTCGATCGTCCCGTACGACGGTCCCGCCGAGTCGAGCTTCGAGATGGCGGCCAGGCCCTTGCCCGAGATCCTGGACGAGGACGAACTCGCCACGGCCCGCGTGATCAAGATCGACGTGGAGGGCGCCGAGGGCGGCGTCATGAGAGGCCTGGCTCCCGCACTCGGGAGGCTCCGCCCGGATGTGGAGATCGCCGTGGAGGCCACCCCGGACCGCATGAGCCAACTCGGCGACTCCATCGACGAGTTGATGGACACCATGGCCCGGCACGGCTTCCGCGCCTACCGGCTGCCCACCGACTACCGGCCCGAGAACTACCCCCGAGCCCTGCGTCGGCCGGAACCCCCGGTGCGGTGGCGCGGCCCCATCGTCGGCGAGAGCGAGCTGGTCTTCTCGCGCGTCGACGCCGAGACCCTGCGATAG
- a CDS encoding class I SAM-dependent methyltransferase codes for MYSPTPSDWREANRRRWDERVPLHLASDYYDLDAFRSGKDPLRAFELAEVGDVTGRSLLHLQCHIGLDTLSWARHGASRVVGLDFSEPAVEAARDLAAELGLSADRASFVAADVYDAADAVPDSSYDIVYTGVGALCWLPDIQRWAETAAALVAPGGFLYLSEFHPLADILDDATGSRIEHDYFARDAWVEETPGGYADTTTPTVHNRTVEWQHPVGEVVSALAAAGLRIDFLHERDTTLFARFGTLELRDGVHQFPVDRPRIPLMYSLRASKPPA; via the coding sequence ATGTACTCACCGACCCCTTCCGACTGGCGCGAGGCCAACCGAAGACGCTGGGACGAACGCGTGCCTCTGCACCTGGCCAGTGACTACTACGACCTCGACGCCTTCCGCTCCGGCAAGGACCCGCTGCGCGCCTTCGAGCTCGCCGAGGTCGGTGACGTCACCGGGCGTTCGCTGCTCCACCTCCAGTGCCACATCGGCCTGGACACCCTCTCCTGGGCCCGGCACGGGGCCTCCCGCGTGGTCGGCCTGGACTTCTCCGAGCCCGCCGTGGAAGCGGCCCGCGACCTCGCCGCCGAGCTCGGCCTCAGCGCCGACCGGGCGTCCTTCGTCGCCGCCGACGTGTACGACGCGGCGGATGCGGTGCCCGACTCCTCGTACGACATCGTCTACACCGGCGTGGGCGCCCTGTGCTGGCTCCCCGACATCCAGCGGTGGGCCGAGACCGCGGCGGCGCTCGTCGCGCCCGGCGGCTTCCTCTACCTCTCGGAGTTCCACCCGCTCGCGGACATCCTGGACGACGCGACGGGCTCACGGATCGAGCACGACTACTTCGCCCGCGACGCCTGGGTCGAGGAGACCCCCGGCGGCTACGCGGACACGACCACCCCCACGGTCCACAACCGCACCGTCGAGTGGCAGCACCCGGTGGGCGAGGTCGTCTCGGCCCTGGCGGCGGCGGGCCTGCGCATCGACTTCCTCCACGAGCGCGACACGACGCTCTTCGCGCGCTTCGGCACCCTCGAACTCCGCGACGGCGTCCACCAGTTCCCGGTGGACCGCCCTCGCATCCCCCTCATGTACTCCCTGCGGGCGAGCAAGCCGCCCGCCTGA
- a CDS encoding amidohydrolase family protein — MVSSDDGTKELPRVISVDDHVIEPAHLFEKWLPSKYRDRGPKPFTAGIGELEYIGGKYKFTTDPEGQITDWWEYEGEIFPYKRIIAAVGFSRDEMTLDGITREQMRRGCWDPAARLADMDINHVEASLCFPTFPRFCGQTFSEAKDKEVGLACVRAYNDWMVEEWCGDSRGRLIPLCLIPLWDVDLAVAEIKRNAARGVRAVTFSEIPTHLGLPSIHSGYWDPFFAACEETGTVVNMHIGSSSQMPAASPDAPPAVQASLSFNNAMASMMDFLFSGVLVKFPRLKLAYSEGQMGWIPYALERADDVWEEHRAWGGVKDLIPEPPSMYYYRQIYCCFFRDKHGVASIETVGVNNATFETDYPHVDSTWPHTKAVAEDHVGHLPEDVAYKLLRGNAIRMLDLPFDRDL; from the coding sequence GTGGTCAGTAGCGACGACGGCACCAAGGAACTCCCCAGGGTGATCAGCGTGGATGACCACGTGATCGAGCCCGCGCACCTCTTCGAGAAGTGGCTGCCGAGCAAATATCGCGACCGGGGACCGAAGCCCTTCACGGCCGGTATCGGCGAGCTGGAGTACATCGGCGGCAAGTACAAGTTCACGACCGACCCGGAAGGGCAGATCACCGACTGGTGGGAGTACGAGGGGGAGATCTTCCCGTACAAGCGCATCATCGCGGCCGTCGGCTTCTCGCGCGACGAGATGACGCTCGACGGCATCACGCGTGAGCAGATGCGCCGTGGCTGCTGGGACCCGGCGGCCCGCCTGGCGGACATGGACATCAACCACGTCGAGGCCTCCCTCTGCTTCCCGACGTTCCCCCGCTTCTGCGGACAGACGTTCTCCGAGGCCAAGGACAAGGAGGTCGGGCTCGCCTGCGTCCGGGCGTACAACGACTGGATGGTGGAGGAGTGGTGCGGGGACAGCCGAGGACGGCTGATCCCGCTGTGCCTCATCCCGCTGTGGGACGTGGACCTCGCCGTCGCCGAGATCAAGCGGAACGCGGCTCGCGGCGTGCGAGCGGTGACCTTCAGCGAGATTCCCACGCACCTCGGACTGCCGTCGATCCACTCCGGCTACTGGGACCCGTTCTTCGCGGCGTGCGAGGAGACCGGCACCGTCGTGAACATGCACATCGGCTCGTCGTCGCAGATGCCGGCGGCGTCGCCCGACGCGCCCCCGGCCGTCCAGGCGTCCCTGAGCTTCAACAACGCGATGGCCTCGATGATGGACTTCCTCTTCTCCGGGGTCCTGGTGAAGTTCCCGCGCCTCAAACTCGCCTACAGCGAGGGCCAGATGGGGTGGATCCCGTACGCCCTGGAGCGTGCCGACGACGTATGGGAGGAGCACCGCGCCTGGGGCGGGGTCAAGGACCTGATCCCGGAACCCCCGTCGATGTACTACTACCGGCAGATCTACTGCTGCTTCTTCCGGGACAAGCACGGTGTCGCCTCGATCGAGACCGTGGGCGTCAACAACGCCACCTTCGAGACCGACTATCCGCACGTCGACTCGACGTGGCCGCACACGAAGGCAGTGGCCGAGGACCACGTCGGCCACCTCCCCGAGGACGTGGCGTACAAGCTGCTCCGCGGGAATGCCATCCGCATGCTGGATCTGCCGTTCGACCGGGACCTGTAG
- a CDS encoding GntR family transcriptional regulator, with protein MAKAYEKIADELRARIRGGLLEPGDRLPSEADLIRSTGRSGPTVQQALRVLQAEGLIEKQHGRGTFVRRPRVRVQRSNARHQWEKDRARAPERQRLATGATEHDTGLTVDDLVFHAAYREIEAPEEIAAALGVAEGTALVERTYRTRYSAEQNPFGLVTSYLIRDLVKKNPDLLDEAKEPWPGGTSNQLRTVGIEIDRVEERVTARPPTVEEAEELGLPPGTSVLVLRKILYDTDDRVVEMSDVTLPGDRTELLFTTHLERW; from the coding sequence ATGGCGAAGGCCTACGAGAAGATCGCGGACGAGCTCCGTGCGCGGATCCGCGGAGGCCTGCTCGAACCCGGTGACCGGCTGCCGTCCGAGGCGGACCTCATCAGGAGCACAGGTCGCAGCGGGCCCACCGTCCAGCAGGCCCTGCGCGTACTCCAGGCGGAGGGGCTGATCGAGAAGCAGCACGGCCGCGGAACCTTCGTACGCCGCCCGCGTGTGAGGGTGCAGCGCAGCAACGCGCGGCACCAGTGGGAGAAGGACCGCGCCCGCGCACCCGAGCGGCAGCGCCTGGCGACGGGCGCGACCGAGCACGACACCGGCCTCACGGTCGACGATCTCGTCTTTCACGCGGCGTACCGCGAGATCGAGGCGCCCGAGGAGATCGCGGCGGCCCTGGGTGTCGCGGAGGGAACGGCGCTCGTCGAGCGGACCTACCGGACGCGGTACAGCGCCGAGCAGAATCCGTTCGGCCTCGTCACGTCGTATCTGATCCGCGACCTCGTCAAGAAGAACCCGGACCTCCTCGACGAGGCGAAGGAGCCCTGGCCGGGCGGGACGAGCAACCAGCTCCGCACGGTGGGAATCGAGATCGACCGCGTCGAGGAGCGGGTGACGGCGCGGCCCCCGACGGTGGAGGAGGCGGAGGAGCTGGGCCTGCCGCCCGGCACATCGGTGCTCGTCCTGCGCAAGATCCTTTACGACACGGACGACCGCGTCGTCGAGATGTCCGATGTCACGCTGCCCGGCGACCGCACGGAACTGCTCTTCACGACTCACTTGGAAAGGTGGTGA